TGGTGGAGCTGGGGGGCAGGTGGTTCGTCCTCAACCTGGCTCCCCATCACGAGACCGCGGCGCGCCTCCTGGGGGCCGGGCGATATTACCTGCTGGAGTGAAGGGGGTGCGGAATGTGGGCTACCGCCACGGCGAAGACAAAGGCAAGGCCCACGCTCCAGGGGGCGAACACCGGGCTCACCCCGATGGCTTGCCCCACGAAGCGGGCCATGAGAAGGCCTAACGCCACGCCCAAAACCCCCCCGCCCACGCTGAGGACCACGGACTCGGCGAGGAATTGGGCCAGGATGTCCTGGGGCCGCGCTCCCAAGGCCTTGCGCACCCCGATCTCCCGGGTGCGCTCCGTGACGGAAACGAGCATGATGTTCATGATGCCGATCCCCCCCACCAGGAGGCTGATCCCCGCCACACCTCCCAAGAAGAGGGTCATGGCCAAGGTGGTCTGGTTCACGCTCTCCAGGGCGTCCTGCTGGTTGGTCACGGAGAAATCGTAGCTCTCCGGATCCCAAAGCCCATGGCGCTCCGCCAGGAACTGGGTGAGGCGGGTTTGGAGGTCCCTCAGGCGGTCGCGCTCGGCCCCCTGAAGGTAGATGGCGTTCACCTTGGGGCCTCCCGCCTCCGGGCGGGCAAGGCGTTGCAAATAGGTGGAAAGGGGCACATACACCTGGTAGTTGGTGCTCACGAACCCCTGATCCCCCTTGTCCGGCAACACCCCCACCACGGTGAAGGGTATGCCCTGGATGCGCAGGCGCTGGCCTAAGGGGTCTTCTCCCCCAAATAGGTCCTGGGCGATGCCGTAGCCGATCACCGCCACCCGGCGCCGCGCCTCCACGTCCTCCCAGGTGAAGAAGCTTCCCCGCTCGGGAGAAGCGTTCCGCACCTGGGCGAAATCCGGCCAGGTGCCCACCACCGTAGCCCTGAGGTTATTGGCCCCGAACTTGAGCTGGAAGTTGGCCTGGGCCACGGGGGCCACCCCTACCACCTCCCCGGCAAAAGCCTCCTGTATGGCGTAAGCGTCGGAAAGAGGCAAGGTGGCGGGGCCCCCAAAGCGCACCAACCCCCCGCCCGGCCCCCGCCCCCCTTGGGCGGGGCCCACGGTGAGGAGATTGGTGCCGAGGCCCTCCAATAGGGTGGAGATGCGCCGGGTGGTACCCTGGCCCACCATGGTGAGGGCCACCACCGCCGCCACGCCGATGACCACCCCGAGGGCGGTGAGGGCGGAGCGCAAGGGATTGGCGGCCATGGCCCTGAAGGCCACGCGGGCCACCTCCCAGGGGGAAAGCCCCACCCAGCCCCGAAGCGCCTTGCGGGACTGTG
This genomic stretch from Thermus sp. LT1-2-5 harbors:
- a CDS encoding ABC transporter permease; this encodes MSETQSRKALRGWVGLSPWEVARVAFRAMAANPLRSALTALGVVIGVAAVVALTMVGQGTTRRISTLLEGLGTNLLTVGPAQGGRGPGGGLVRFGGPATLPLSDAYAIQEAFAGEVVGVAPVAQANFQLKFGANNLRATVVGTWPDFAQVRNASPERGSFFTWEDVEARRRVAVIGYGIAQDLFGGEDPLGQRLRIQGIPFTVVGVLPDKGDQGFVSTNYQVYVPLSTYLQRLARPEAGGPKVNAIYLQGAERDRLRDLQTRLTQFLAERHGLWDPESYDFSVTNQQDALESVNQTTLAMTLFLGGVAGISLLVGGIGIMNIMLVSVTERTREIGVRKALGARPQDILAQFLAESVVLSVGGGVLGVALGLLMARFVGQAIGVSPVFAPWSVGLAFVFAVAVAHIPHPLHSSR